The Staphylococcus saprophyticus subsp. saprophyticus ATCC 15305 = NCTC 7292 genome contains the following window.
AACAGGGTAATATCAATTTAAGTGATATGGATATTGACTCTGCTTTTAAAGCGTCAACACAACATGGGGATATAAAGATGTCGTACAATCAAGCACCGGATAATACTTTGCTGAAATTAAACCCAGAAAAAGGGAAAGCCAACGTTAATAACAAAACTTTTGCAAATGATAGAGTAGGCGCTGGTAATCATGTATTGGAATTCTATACATTAAATGGGGATATTTATATAAATTAAATGAGCGAGTGGGATAGAAATCAAAGTATGCAAGATTTCTTAATCCCACTCTTTTTTTCCTTTTGATATTAATATGTTGCAAAGGTTAATTCGGTATCAATTTGACCTGTGAGTTCGTTTATGTTCAAAGATTCACCATTCAACCATTGTTGAAAGTCAATTTCCACAGGTGCCTTATTCTCACCTAAAGTAATATGAGCGGTTAGCGATTGAGGTTCATACATACTTGTGTGTATCGTGCCAGACCAACTTTTAAATAATTTACTGTAAATTTCAAATTCAGGGTTATTAAAAAGTTTGAAAGCATCCATTTTCCCTAATTGAGCAGGTGTTTGTTTAATTAACCTATCTAAACGCTCTGTTGATTCTTTTGTATAATTTCTATTTTCATGCGTTAATAATTTAAAGTGATTTGTACAAGTATGATCATAACGCACATCGATGGAACGTGGTGTAACTTCAATGATTGCGTGGTTTAAATATTTATCCATAACAATGTAGCTAAATGAACTTCTATGAGGTATTTCTTTTAATAATTTAATAGCTTCAGGAACATCTTTACAGTACTGTAATACAAGTCTGCCAATCATGTAGCATACAAAGCCGTCACCGGGATGTTTACGATGCATAAAATTATACCCCATTGCTAATCCAGCCTCATTCATGCCATCCATTCTACCCGTGACACGAGATGTTGGCCCAATTTGAGCTAAACCACCATCATTGGGTTGAAACAATAAATAGCGACCATCATATGTGGCAGGGTGATAATCATAATTACGTACCATATAATCGTTACCTAAATAGACAGTGCAACCGCTATTTTTCAAAGGTGTAAAGCGGTAATGGGCAAAATTTAAAATCATTTGACGTGTAGGTAAATTAAGCACTTCCTGCATACCTCTGATTTCTTCCCAGATTTGAGGTGCGTAGGTTTGAAAAATATCATAAGTCTCTTTGATGTGAATATCAAAGCGTGGCATACGTTTTTTCCATTCTTGTTCTCTATTTTTTAATAGTGGTGTATGTTGCATCCATTGTGCAGTTTGTACACCTAGGTCGAAATGTGAACCACGATGCGTTAAAATATCTGATTTTACTTTTTGCATTTCAAAATCTCCTATGTTTAAAGTGTAGTCTTACAAAATTGTAACTTTAATGTAACGTAGTGTTAATTGCATTACAGGGTACTAGACCTTATCATTAAGAATAACAACGACGACTGATTAAGGAATTATACTTTTAATGAGGTGATTGTTAATGGCTAACTATTATGATGCTATTAAAGATGCAGTATCCACTTGGTGGAGATAAATCAAATTACGATGGGAGTGAGCCTGATATATTCAGATCACTCTTTTTTGTTTAAACCACCTTCAATGATAGTGATAGCGCAAATTTCTATCAATTAAGCATAATCACTGGAATGTTTATGAATCTATATATATTAAAAGCAAAACAAGTTTGAATTTTTTCATGTTCATGATTATGTTTAAATGCTTATAAACGTAATACGCATGTTTTTCTGAATATTAAAGTAGTAAGAACCTTTGGTAGATAACAATTTTTTTATGTTTTGTTGAAGCATTAATACAATAATATCATAAAATTACGACTTTCATATGTTGATTTAAATTAATGAAAAGTGGGTATATATTTATTGATGTAATCAAATATGCTATCATTAATAATAGTGATGTTAATAATTTATTGAGGTGAAACAGAATGTGGAATTTTATTAAAGGTTTATTTAAATTTGTATTCGGTACAATCCTAACTGTATCATTAGCAGCAGGCATTGGTGCAGTTGTATTTGCTTATATTTTCAAAAAAGACTTTGAAGATATCGAAAGCAAAACAAAAGAAATTATTTCAGATATCGAATCTAATAATTAATTGATTGAAAATGAATAGGTTTTTTACTTTGAACTGTCGATAATGTTATCGACAGTTTTTTATGCTATTCATATCGCTTGTATGCCCTATAGAATACTTGACTATGCTTAAATATGGTTGGCTAACTAGTTATCTATCGTGATTTTTGTAATATCAAAAAGGGACAATTTGATTGTGTTTGAAGTTTTTAAAAGGTATCCTTCTAAAAACATTTGCGTCATATCTATATTTTTAATTTTAACAGTTATATTTTCTAGCCATCCGTCTTTATAATATTCAATATGTACAAAAGTATCTGAATGTAAGGCTTGATGGAGTTGTAAATTAAGTTCGTTTAGCTGGTCATCTGACAGTATTGGACGATCAATTTTATTTTGATCTATTAAATATTGTTGAATACTTTCGAATTGTTCAGGTAAAGTAGCAAAGGGCGCCCATTTGACCATGCCACGGCCTTGCGGTATGTTGGGATTCAACTGTTCTCTAGGTATTTTTCTATAATCTGTTTCTTGATTCTTGTAGTCATTCACTTATTATCACTCCAATCAGTATATATCCATTATACGAACATACGTTCTATTTTTCAAGTGGTTAAATCATTATATTGTCTTTTGCCCAAAATCTTTATTAAAATATGAGTATAATAATATGGAGGGGTTTACATGACGACAACAGGTTATATTGGAACATATACAAAAAAAGAAGGTAAAGGGGTTTACCGTTTCCAACTAGATGAAG
Protein-coding sequences here:
- a CDS encoding C45 family autoproteolytic acyltransferase/hydolase; this translates as MQKVKSDILTHRGSHFDLGVQTAQWMQHTPLLKNREQEWKKRMPRFDIHIKETYDIFQTYAPQIWEEIRGMQEVLNLPTRQMILNFAHYRFTPLKNSGCTVYLGNDYMVRNYDYHPATYDGRYLLFQPNDGGLAQIGPTSRVTGRMDGMNEAGLAMGYNFMHRKHPGDGFVCYMIGRLVLQYCKDVPEAIKLLKEIPHRSSFSYIVMDKYLNHAIIEVTPRSIDVRYDHTCTNHFKLLTHENRNYTKESTERLDRLIKQTPAQLGKMDAFKLFNNPEFEIYSKLFKSWSGTIHTSMYEPQSLTAHITLGENKAPVEIDFQQWLNGESLNINELTGQIDTELTFATY
- a CDS encoding YolD-like family protein, producing MNDYKNQETDYRKIPREQLNPNIPQGRGMVKWAPFATLPEQFESIQQYLIDQNKIDRPILSDDQLNELNLQLHQALHSDTFVHIEYYKDGWLENITVKIKNIDMTQMFLEGYLLKTSNTIKLSLFDITKITIDN